In one Arachis duranensis cultivar V14167 chromosome 9, aradu.V14167.gnm2.J7QH, whole genome shotgun sequence genomic region, the following are encoded:
- the LOC107465031 gene encoding uncharacterized protein LOC107465031 yields MNLEGVGDEVRCRAFPVTLAGPAIRWFNGLPQGSIYNFSDISRAFLAQFTTRIAKAKHPINLLGVTQRQGEPIRRYLDRFNDECLEIDGLTDSVASLCLTNGLLNENFRKHLTTKPVWTMHEIQTVAKEYINDEEGNGERPKGQSREEALSKAPRTFPRVGKFTNYTPLTLPIVEVYQQIAEKGILPKPRPLKDRTGGSKNLYCDYHKGYGHLTQDCFDLKDALEQAIREGKLVAFSHLIREPRRRYRDQDEEGKTRSAKRRQEPEGGEHGLTVINVVTAKNAAPRSRSAHKKDAKILSISSSLTRNSKKPPCISFGPEDQWFDDVPENPPVVITARVGTGLVKRILVDTGADSNIMFRNVFDALGLKDADLTTHQHGVIGLGDHFIKPDGIISLPISVG; encoded by the exons ATGAATCTGGAGGGAGTGGGGGACGAGGTAAGATGTCGTGCCTTCCCGGTAACCTTAGCAGGGCCGGCGATCAGATGGTTTAACGGCCTCCCACAAGGATCCATCTACAATTTCTCGGACATCAGCCGCGCATTCCTGGCCCAATTTACAACACGGATAGCGAAGGCAAAGCACCCTATCAACCTTCTAGGGGTAACCCAAAGACAAGGAGAACCGATCAGGAGGTACCTAGACCGGTTCAACGACGAATGCTTGGAAATCGATGGCTTAACCGACTCGGTGGCCAGTCTTTGCCTGACAAACGGCCTCCTCAACGAGAACTTCCGAAAACACCTTACCACGAAACCGGTTTGGACAATGCATGAAATCCAAACGGTAGCCAAGGAGTACATAAATGATGAGGAA GGCAATGGAGAAAGGCCAAAGGGACAATCCAGGGAAGAGGCGCTGAGTAAGGCACCAAGGACATTCCCCCGAGTCGGAAAATTCACCAACTACACTCCGCTCACCCTCCCCATCGTGGAAGTCTACCAACAAATAGCCGAGAAAGGAATCCTGCCGAAGCCCCGACCACTCAAAGACCGCACCGGAGGGAGCAAGAACCTTTACTGTGATTACCACAAGGGTTATGGTCACCTAACGCAGGATTGTTTTGACCTAAAGGATGCATTGGAACAGGCgataagggaaggaaagctaGTGGCCTTCTCCCACCTGATCAGGGAACCGAGGAGGCGATACCGCGACCAAGACGAGGAAGGCAAGACCCGCTCGGCAAAGCGGCGACAAGAGCCAGAGGGCGGAGAACACGGCCTCACCGTGATAAACGTAGTAACGGCCAAAAACGCCGCGCCTAGATCCAGATCCGCACACAAGAAGGACGCGAAGATATTGTCGATCTCCTCCTCCTTGACGCGAAACTCTAAGAAGCCTCCATGCATTTCCTTCGGCCCAGAAGACCAATGGTTTGACGACGTCCCGGAAAATCCACCCGTGGTCATAACGGCCCGAGTAGGGACCGGTCTCGTCAAGCGCATCCTTGTTGACACGGGAGCGGACTCGAACATCATGTTCCGCAACGTGTTCGATGCACTGGGACTAAAGGACGCCGATCTAACGACTCACCAACACGGGGTCATTGGACTGGGCGACCACTTCATCAAACCGGATGGGATAATATCCCTCCCAATCTCAGTAGGATAA